In Allocoprobacillus halotolerans, a genomic segment contains:
- the ilvC gene encoding ketol-acid reductoisomerase, producing the protein MSKIYYESDCNLALLDGKTVAIIGYGSQGHAHALNLKESGVHVIVGLYEGSKSWAKAEAQGFEVYTSAEAAKKADIIMILINDELQAKLYKESIEPNLEEGNMLMFAHGFNIHFGQIVPPKNVDVTMIAPKAPGHTVRSEYQAGKGTPCLVAVEQDATGRALDMALAYGLAIGGARAGVLETTFRTETETDLFGEQAVLCGGVCALMQAGFETLVEAGYDPKNAYFECIHEMKLIVDLIYQSGFEGMRYSISNTAEYGDYITGPKIITADTKKAMKQILKDIQDGTFAKDFLLDMSPAGGQAHFKAMRKLAKEHQSEKVGKEIRSLYSWSDEDKLINN; encoded by the coding sequence ATGTCAAAAATTTATTATGAATCAGATTGTAATTTAGCTTTATTAGATGGAAAAACAGTAGCAATTATTGGTTACGGTTCTCAAGGGCATGCACATGCTTTGAACTTAAAAGAATCAGGAGTACATGTCATTGTTGGGTTATACGAAGGATCAAAATCATGGGCTAAGGCTGAGGCTCAAGGATTCGAAGTATATACTTCAGCTGAAGCTGCTAAAAAAGCAGATATTATCATGATTTTAATTAATGATGAATTACAGGCAAAATTATATAAAGAATCAATTGAACCAAACTTAGAAGAAGGAAATATGTTGATGTTTGCGCATGGTTTCAATATTCACTTTGGACAAATTGTGCCACCAAAAAATGTTGATGTGACAATGATTGCACCAAAAGCACCAGGACATACAGTACGTAGTGAATATCAAGCTGGAAAAGGAACACCTTGTTTGGTCGCTGTTGAACAAGATGCAACAGGCAGAGCTTTAGATATGGCTTTAGCTTATGGTTTAGCTATTGGTGGTGCTAGAGCTGGTGTTCTAGAAACAACATTTAGAACTGAAACAGAAACAGATTTATTTGGTGAACAAGCTGTTTTATGTGGCGGGGTTTGCGCTTTAATGCAAGCAGGATTTGAAACATTAGTAGAAGCTGGATATGATCCAAAGAATGCTTATTTTGAATGTATTCATGAGATGAAATTAATTGTTGATTTAATCTATCAATCAGGATTTGAAGGAATGAGATATTCTATCTCTAATACAGCTGAATATGGTGATTATATTACAGGACCAAAAATCATTACTGCTGATACAAAGAAAGCTATGAAACAAATCTTAAAAGATATTCAAGATGGAACATTCGCTAAAGATTTCTTATTGGATATGTCACCAGCTGGTGGACAAGCTCATTTCAAAGCAATGCGTAAATTAGCGAAAGAACATCAAAGTGAAAAAGTTGGTAAAGAAATTAGAAGTTTATATAGCTGGTCTGATGAAGATAAACTAATTAATAACTAA
- the leuD gene encoding 3-isopropylmalate dehydratase small subunit encodes MQAKGTVLKYGDNVDTDVIIPARYLNSFDAKELASHAMVDIDPTFTQRLQPGDIMVAGKNFGCGSSREHAPLALKTAGVSCVIAESFARIFYRNSINIGFAILECPEAAKDIEEGNQVEVNFDDGTIYNLTKNKKYQAQPFPEFLQKMIQANGLVNYVNEKRVIYGKNNCSD; translated from the coding sequence ATGCAGGCAAAAGGAACAGTTTTAAAATATGGGGATAATGTCGATACCGATGTTATTATTCCAGCACGTTATTTAAATTCATTTGATGCTAAAGAACTTGCCAGCCATGCAATGGTTGATATTGACCCAACTTTTACCCAAAGATTACAACCTGGGGATATTATGGTTGCAGGTAAAAACTTTGGTTGTGGTTCATCTCGTGAACATGCTCCTTTGGCTTTAAAAACAGCAGGTGTGAGTTGTGTCATTGCTGAGTCATTCGCACGTATTTTTTACCGTAATTCAATTAATATTGGATTTGCGATTTTGGAATGCCCAGAAGCCGCCAAAGATATTGAAGAAGGCAATCAGGTAGAAGTCAATTTTGATGATGGAACAATTTATAATTTAACAAAAAATAAAAAATATCAGGCTCAGCCATTCCCTGAATTTTTACAGAAAATGATTCAGGCCAATGGTTTAGTAAACTATGTCAATGAAAAGAGGGTAATCTATGGAAAAAACAATTGCAGTGATTAA
- a CDS encoding HAD-IC family P-type ATPase, with protein MNEVKGLTNQQIQEQIKLGHVNISPKPLVKSHWQIFCEHIFTLFNAYNFIIACALVYVQAWSSLFFVLIVTMNTVIHIYQDIRSRNMVAKLNLIISPKTKVLRDEKIQKIDNEEIVLHDVVLLETGQQIAADCIVLDTAVEVDESLLTGEADPVLKNVGDHLLSGSFIVSGACHARVEHVGMDNYATQIANEARKRKPVTSDLVITFKKVTRWTSMLVLPMSFCLLYQAMGVRGESLTATIVNTSTALLGMLPVGLVLLTSVSLATSVVRLGKRKVLVQEMFSIETLSHVDVLCLDKTGTLTQGKMQVQNVYTLESQWQDKFDLIMNSFVKGSLDNNATFLTMKDYFQGETPYAPLRRVSFSSARKWSALELENIGTIIVGAPEMILPDFILPSSIEEAKHQGARILLVARHHDFDTFQQDMANSIPLAIIVIFDPLREDAKETIQFFKDNDVDVKVISGDNPVTVSALAMQAGIENAQNYIDASTLKTPEELEQAIMNYHVIGRASPSQKHDMILYLQQHRQRVAMTGDGVNDVLALKDADVSIAMGSGSDAAKQISQFIVINGELSTMVDVVKEGRLSINNVTRSASMYYLKTIYTILISLACILFNMPYPFIPFQMTLLDNFVEGFPSFMILFEKNISKQKESIGRYTLRYSFPNAIAIVLCAILLRLLAPTLALSLNQVFTILYYTTAILSIHMIYRIYSPINLYRTVVLTIDVIAFILVSYITYDLLQLAPLTTTLIQYILMILLFGLIVSTCLSKIVVHYLDTHPQD; from the coding sequence ATGAATGAAGTCAAAGGATTAACAAATCAGCAAATACAAGAACAAATCAAATTGGGACATGTTAATATTTCTCCAAAACCATTGGTTAAAAGTCATTGGCAAATATTTTGTGAACATATTTTTACGCTTTTTAATGCTTATAATTTTATTATTGCTTGTGCTTTGGTTTATGTTCAGGCATGGTCAAGTTTATTTTTTGTTTTAATTGTCACAATGAATACAGTCATTCATATTTATCAGGATATACGTTCACGTAATATGGTGGCAAAATTAAATTTGATTATTTCACCAAAAACAAAAGTTTTACGTGATGAAAAGATTCAAAAAATTGATAATGAAGAGATTGTTCTTCACGATGTTGTTTTATTGGAAACAGGTCAACAAATAGCAGCTGATTGTATCGTTTTAGATACGGCAGTAGAAGTTGATGAATCATTATTAACTGGCGAAGCAGATCCAGTTTTAAAAAATGTTGGAGATCATTTGTTGTCAGGAAGTTTTATTGTATCAGGAGCATGTCATGCTCGTGTAGAACATGTTGGGATGGATAACTATGCCACTCAGATTGCTAATGAAGCCAGAAAACGTAAGCCAGTCACTTCTGATTTGGTTATCACTTTTAAAAAAGTGACACGCTGGACAAGTATGCTTGTTTTACCAATGAGTTTTTGTTTGTTGTATCAGGCAATGGGTGTAAGAGGTGAATCATTAACTGCGACAATAGTGAATACCTCTACAGCATTATTAGGAATGCTGCCAGTTGGGTTGGTTTTATTAACGAGTGTTTCACTGGCAACCAGTGTTGTCAGACTAGGAAAACGTAAAGTTTTGGTTCAAGAAATGTTTAGTATTGAAACTTTATCCCATGTTGATGTTTTATGTTTGGATAAAACAGGAACATTAACACAGGGGAAAATGCAAGTTCAAAATGTTTATACACTAGAGAGTCAATGGCAGGATAAATTTGATTTGATTATGAATTCATTTGTCAAAGGAAGTCTTGATAATAATGCTACCTTTTTAACAATGAAAGATTATTTTCAAGGGGAAACACCTTATGCTCCATTAAGAAGAGTTTCATTTTCATCAGCAAGAAAATGGAGTGCTTTGGAATTAGAAAATATAGGAACTATTATTGTTGGAGCGCCAGAAATGATTTTACCAGATTTTATTTTGCCCTCTTCTATTGAGGAGGCTAAACATCAAGGGGCAAGAATTCTATTAGTAGCAAGACATCATGATTTTGATACTTTTCAACAAGATATGGCAAACAGTATTCCTTTAGCTATTATTGTGATTTTTGATCCATTAAGGGAAGATGCTAAAGAAACGATTCAGTTCTTTAAAGATAATGATGTTGATGTCAAAGTGATTTCAGGGGATAATCCTGTAACTGTTAGTGCCTTAGCAATGCAGGCAGGCATCGAAAATGCGCAAAATTATATTGATGCATCAACACTCAAAACGCCTGAAGAATTAGAACAGGCGATTATGAATTATCATGTGATTGGTCGTGCTTCACCATCTCAAAAACATGATATGATTTTATATTTACAACAACATAGACAAAGAGTCGCTATGACAGGAGATGGTGTCAATGATGTATTAGCACTCAAAGACGCTGATGTTTCAATCGCAATGGGATCTGGCTCTGATGCAGCCAAACAAATTTCACAGTTTATTGTGATTAACGGTGAATTATCAACAATGGTTGATGTTGTTAAAGAAGGACGTTTAAGCATTAATAATGTCACACGTTCAGCTTCTATGTATTACTTAAAAACAATCTATACAATCCTTATTTCTCTTGCTTGTATTCTTTTTAATATGCCCTATCCATTTATTCCATTTCAAATGACATTATTAGATAACTTCGTAGAAGGTTTTCCATCATTTATGATTTTATTTGAAAAGAATATATCTAAACAAAAGGAATCCATTGGTAGATACACATTACGTTATTCATTTCCTAATGCGATTGCAATTGTTTTATGTGCTATTTTATTAAGACTATTAGCACCAACGCTTGCTTTATCATTAAATCAAGTTTTTACAATTCTTTATTATACAACGGCTATTTTATCTATTCATATGATATATCGTATTTATAGTCCGATTAATCTTTATCGTACAGTTGTTTTGACTATAGATGTTATTGCTTTTATTCTTGTGTCTTATATCACTTATGATTTATTACAGTTAGCCCCTCTTACAACAACATTAATTCAATATATTTTGATGATATTATTGTTTGGACTCATTGTTTCTACATGTTTATCAAAGATTGTTGTTCATTATTTAGATACACATCCTCAAGACTAG
- the ilvD gene encoding dihydroxy-acid dehydratase: protein MKSDQVKKGVERAPHRSLFNALGMTEEELDRPLIGVVNSYNEIVPGHMNLDKICEAVKKGVYLAGGTPIEVPAIAVCDGIAMNHTGMKYSLVTRELICDSTECLANAHQFDGLVMIPNCDKNVPGLLMAAARINVPTIFVSGGPMLAGRRLDGKQTCLSSLFEAVGQFNAGKMTEEKLKEFEEKACPTCGSCSGMYTANSMNCLTEVLGMGLKGNGTIPAVYSERIRLAKHAGMQIMELVKKEIKPRDIMTKDAFLNALTVDMALGCSTNSMLHLPAIAYEAGVDLNLEIANEISKHTPNLCHLAPAGDTFMEDLNEAGGVYAVMNELDKLGVLHTDVLTCTTKTLKDNIAGCVNLDPNIIRPVENPYMKTGGIAVLKGNLAPDSCVVKQSAVAKEMLQHTGPARVFDCEEDAIQAIRAGKIVAGDVVVIRYEGPKGGPGMREMLSPTSEIAGMGLDKDVALITDGRFSGATRGASIGHVSPEVAVGGPIGLVEEGDMIEIDIINHRIELLVSDEVLEERRKNFKPKLPVVSGYLKKYASMVTSANTGAVLKVKE from the coding sequence ATGAAAAGTGATCAAGTCAAAAAAGGTGTGGAAAGAGCGCCTCATCGTTCATTATTTAATGCGTTAGGAATGACCGAAGAAGAATTAGATAGACCATTAATTGGTGTTGTCAATTCTTATAATGAAATTGTACCAGGGCATATGAATTTAGATAAAATTTGTGAAGCTGTCAAAAAAGGGGTTTATTTAGCTGGTGGAACACCTATTGAAGTGCCAGCCATTGCTGTATGTGATGGAATTGCTATGAATCATACCGGAATGAAATATTCTTTAGTCACAAGAGAATTGATTTGTGATAGTACTGAATGTTTAGCCAATGCTCATCAATTTGATGGATTAGTGATGATTCCAAACTGTGATAAAAATGTACCTGGTTTATTGATGGCGGCAGCCAGAATTAATGTTCCAACTATCTTTGTCAGTGGTGGACCAATGTTGGCTGGACGAAGATTAGATGGTAAACAAACATGTTTATCTTCATTATTTGAAGCAGTTGGACAATTTAATGCTGGAAAAATGACAGAAGAAAAATTAAAAGAATTTGAGGAAAAAGCATGTCCAACTTGTGGATCATGTTCGGGTATGTATACAGCTAATTCTATGAACTGTTTAACTGAAGTCTTAGGAATGGGACTCAAAGGAAATGGAACTATTCCTGCTGTTTATAGTGAAAGAATCCGTTTAGCCAAACACGCAGGTATGCAAATTATGGAATTAGTCAAAAAAGAGATCAAACCAAGAGATATTATGACAAAAGATGCTTTCTTAAATGCTTTAACAGTGGATATGGCACTAGGATGTTCAACAAACTCTATGTTGCATTTACCTGCCATTGCCTATGAAGCTGGGGTTGATTTGAATTTAGAAATCGCCAATGAAATTAGTAAGCATACACCAAACTTATGTCACTTAGCACCAGCTGGTGATACATTTATGGAAGACTTAAATGAAGCCGGTGGTGTATATGCTGTCATGAATGAATTAGATAAGTTAGGTGTTTTACACACTGATGTCTTAACTTGTACAACAAAAACATTAAAAGATAATATTGCAGGATGCGTCAACTTAGATCCAAATATTATTAGACCAGTTGAAAATCCTTATATGAAAACAGGTGGGATTGCTGTTTTAAAAGGAAATCTCGCACCTGATAGCTGTGTTGTCAAACAAAGTGCAGTTGCTAAAGAAATGCTTCAACATACCGGACCTGCCAGAGTCTTTGATTGTGAAGAAGATGCCATTCAAGCAATTCGTGCTGGAAAAATTGTAGCTGGTGATGTTGTTGTGATTCGCTATGAAGGGCCAAAAGGTGGACCTGGAATGCGTGAAATGTTATCACCAACTTCAGAAATTGCTGGTATGGGATTAGATAAAGATGTTGCTTTAATTACAGATGGTCGCTTCTCTGGTGCAACGCGTGGAGCATCTATTGGACATGTTTCACCTGAAGTCGCTGTTGGTGGACCGATTGGTCTTGTTGAAGAAGGCGATATGATTGAAATAGATATTATTAATCATCGTATTGAATTATTAGTCAGCGATGAAGTTTTAGAAGAGAGAAGAAAGAATTTTAAACCTAAATTACCGGTTGTTAGTGGATATTTGAAAAAGTATGCTTCAATGGTGACTTCAGCTAACACTGGTGCAGTATTAAAAGTCAAAGAATAG
- a CDS encoding haloacid dehalogenase-like hydrolase produces MKRLLNCTTSEMLSMNKDELKQSILASEGRTIMTETVVACPPLLGDLTNAELAVSFGSDMVLLNVFDCDHPQINGLPETDEPVKLLKKLVGRPVGCNLEPIDENAKMMENRLEISHGRHATKETFIKAKELGFDFICLTGNPGTGVSNASIENAIKLAKEYFGGMIIAGKMHSSGIDEALVDLPSIERFIDAGADIILMPAVYTVPGLSEEEVRDACKLIKSKGALSLSSIGTSQEGSDEGTIREIALVNKRCGIDIQHIGDAGWCGIALPENIMALSIAIRGKRWTYHKIASSVNR; encoded by the coding sequence ATGAAAAGATTATTAAATTGTACAACAAGTGAAATGTTATCAATGAACAAAGATGAATTGAAACAATCTATTTTAGCAAGTGAAGGAAGAACAATTATGACTGAAACAGTTGTGGCTTGTCCACCTTTACTTGGAGATTTAACAAATGCAGAATTGGCTGTGTCTTTTGGAAGTGATATGGTTTTATTAAATGTTTTTGATTGTGATCATCCTCAAATCAACGGATTACCAGAAACAGATGAACCAGTGAAACTTTTAAAGAAATTAGTAGGTAGACCAGTGGGATGTAATTTGGAACCTATTGATGAAAATGCCAAAATGATGGAAAACAGATTAGAAATATCTCATGGTCGTCATGCGACAAAAGAAACATTTATCAAAGCAAAGGAATTAGGTTTTGATTTTATTTGTTTAACAGGAAATCCAGGAACAGGTGTCAGCAACGCTTCTATTGAAAATGCCATTAAACTTGCAAAAGAATATTTTGGTGGAATGATTATTGCTGGAAAAATGCATTCTTCTGGAATTGATGAAGCATTGGTTGATTTACCAAGCATCGAAAGATTTATTGATGCTGGAGCTGATATTATTTTAATGCCTGCTGTCTATACAGTACCAGGGCTATCTGAAGAAGAAGTGAGAGATGCTTGTAAGCTTATTAAATCTAAAGGTGCTTTATCATTAAGTTCTATTGGAACATCACAAGAAGGTAGTGATGAAGGAACAATCAGAGAAATTGCTTTAGTTAATAAACGTTGTGGTATTGATATTCAACATATTGGTGATGCTGGTTGGTGTGGTATTGCTTTACCTGAAAATATTATGGCATTATCTATTGCGATTAGAGGTAAACGTTGGACATATCATAAGATTGCATCTTCAGTGAATAGATAG
- the ilvN gene encoding acetolactate synthase small subunit, whose product MEELILSILVHNSAGVLTRVSGLFSRRGYNIDSLTVGPTSNEGISRMTVVAHGNQQILEQIEKQLRKLEDVLEVFALPIETSVYRELVLIKVEANQSTRADIVSIVDIFRAKIVDVSPDSMVIEVTGTHSKINGLLAMLDGFNIVEIVRTGVAGIARGLNDFEINNKGHRG is encoded by the coding sequence ATGGAAGAACTCATCTTATCAATTCTTGTGCATAATAGTGCTGGGGTCTTAACACGAGTGAGTGGCTTGTTTTCAAGACGTGGCTATAATATAGATAGTTTAACTGTGGGACCAACAAGCAATGAAGGAATTTCTCGCATGACAGTGGTTGCTCATGGAAATCAACAGATTTTAGAACAAATTGAAAAACAATTAAGAAAATTGGAAGATGTATTAGAAGTCTTTGCTTTACCAATTGAGACATCGGTTTATCGTGAACTTGTTTTAATTAAAGTTGAAGCTAATCAAAGTACACGTGCTGATATTGTTTCAATAGTCGATATTTTTAGAGCAAAAATTGTGGATGTGTCACCAGATTCAATGGTTATTGAAGTGACTGGAACACATAGTAAAATCAATGGCTTATTAGCCATGTTGGATGGCTTCAATATTGTTGAGATAGTGCGTACTGGGGTTGCTGGTATTGCCAGAGGTCTTAACGATTTTGAAATAAATAACAAAGGACACAGGGGGTAA
- the ilvB gene encoding biosynthetic-type acetolactate synthase large subunit, with amino-acid sequence MLLTGADIVIECLLEQGVDTVFGYPGGTILNVYDSLYNYRDKIHHVLTSHEQGAAHAADGYARATGKVGVCMATSGPGATNLVTGIATAHMDSVPLVAITANVGVPLLGKDSFQEVDITGVTMPITKHNYIVKDVEDLAPTIRKAFQIAKEGRPGPVLVDITKDVTSAKCEYHSQKPESIERRSYTYPTSTLKQAIEMIEKSEKPFVFVGGGVVRSHASEELREFVEKIDAPVTDSLMGKGSFDGTNPRYTGMLGMHGTKTSNFGVSKCDLLVAVGARFSDRVIGNAEKFARNAKIIHIDVDEAEINKNVKVDLGIVGDAKSVLNALNLLLKQQNHSQWLKEIRALKEQYPLSYDTDKLTGPYVIEQIEALTDNNAIICTEVGQNQMWAAQYYHFKRPCQLITSGGLGTMGYGLGASIGVKYGKPEQYVFNIAGDGCFRMNMNELATASRYQVPIIEVILNNHVLGMVRQWQTLFYGKRYSATILDDKVDFCKTAEGLGCKAIKVTKKKK; translated from the coding sequence ATGTTATTAACTGGAGCCGATATTGTTATTGAATGTTTGCTGGAACAGGGTGTTGATACTGTTTTCGGTTATCCTGGTGGAACGATATTAAATGTCTACGATAGTTTATATAATTATCGTGATAAGATTCATCATGTTTTAACTTCTCATGAACAAGGAGCAGCTCACGCAGCTGATGGATATGCCAGAGCAACTGGAAAAGTTGGTGTTTGTATGGCAACAAGTGGACCGGGAGCGACTAACCTTGTGACTGGGATTGCTACTGCTCATATGGATTCTGTTCCATTAGTAGCGATAACCGCAAACGTTGGAGTACCATTACTTGGAAAAGACAGTTTTCAGGAAGTTGATATTACCGGTGTGACGATGCCAATTACTAAACATAATTATATCGTCAAAGATGTAGAAGATTTAGCACCAACAATCCGTAAAGCTTTCCAAATTGCTAAGGAAGGACGACCAGGACCGGTACTTGTTGATATTACTAAGGATGTGACATCTGCAAAATGTGAATATCATTCACAAAAACCTGAAAGTATTGAAAGACGTAGTTATACGTATCCTACATCAACATTAAAACAAGCAATCGAAATGATTGAAAAGAGTGAAAAACCATTTGTTTTTGTTGGCGGTGGTGTTGTACGTTCTCACGCTTCTGAAGAATTACGTGAATTTGTTGAAAAAATTGATGCTCCTGTTACTGATTCTTTAATGGGAAAAGGATCATTTGATGGAACAAATCCTCGTTATACTGGGATGCTTGGAATGCATGGGACAAAAACAAGTAATTTTGGTGTTTCTAAATGTGATTTATTAGTTGCCGTTGGGGCAAGATTTAGTGATCGTGTGATTGGAAATGCTGAAAAATTTGCGAGAAATGCGAAAATTATTCATATTGATGTGGATGAAGCAGAAATTAATAAAAATGTAAAAGTAGATTTAGGTATTGTTGGAGATGCTAAAAGTGTTTTAAATGCATTGAATTTGTTATTGAAACAACAAAACCATTCACAATGGTTAAAAGAAATCAGAGCATTAAAAGAACAATATCCATTATCTTATGATACGGATAAGTTAACTGGTCCATATGTTATTGAACAAATTGAAGCATTGACTGATAATAATGCAATTATTTGTACAGAAGTTGGGCAAAATCAAATGTGGGCAGCACAATATTATCATTTTAAAAGACCATGTCAGTTAATCACAAGTGGAGGACTTGGAACAATGGGTTATGGTTTGGGAGCTTCTATTGGTGTAAAATATGGTAAACCAGAACAATATGTTTTTAATATTGCTGGGGATGGTTGCTTTAGAATGAATATGAATGAATTGGCAACAGCCTCACGTTACCAAGTACCAATTATTGAAGTTATTTTAAATAATCATGTTTTGGGAATGGTGCGTCAATGGCAAACATTATTTTATGGCAAACGTTATTCAGCGACTATTTTAGATGATAAAGTTGATTTTTGTAAAACAGCTGAAGGTTTAGGATGTAAAGCTATTAAAGTTACAAAAAAGAAGAAGTAG
- the leuC gene encoding 3-isopropylmalate dehydratase large subunit: protein MSMTMTQKILAAHAGLKEVVAGQLIEAKLDVVMANDITGPMALPIFKQMANQVFDKDKVVLVPDHFTPNKDMKSAENSKAIREFSREQCLTHHMEQGKCGVEHAILPEQGIVVAGECIIGADSHTCTYGALGAFSTGVGTTDIATGMATGELWFKVPSAIQFVLKGELQPYVSGKDVILHIIGKIGVDGALYKSMEFTGEGVASLSMDDRFTICNMAIEAGAKNGIFPVDEKTREYLKNHSKKEYKEYQADEDAVYDEVIEIDLSKITPTVAFPHLPGNAHTMEEINESEKIYIDQVVIGSCTNGRLSDLRKAAQILKGQKVADHVRVMVISATQKIFVECIREGLAEIFVEAGCAFNTPSCGPCMGGHMGVMAKGEKCVSTTNRNFVGRMGDTEALIYLASPEVAAASAIAGYIADPRKGGQ from the coding sequence ATGTCAATGACAATGACACAAAAAATATTAGCTGCTCATGCAGGATTAAAGGAAGTTGTGGCTGGGCAGTTAATTGAAGCAAAGCTAGATGTTGTAATGGCAAATGATATTACAGGACCAATGGCTTTACCAATTTTTAAACAGATGGCCAATCAAGTGTTTGATAAGGATAAAGTTGTATTGGTACCAGATCATTTTACACCTAATAAAGATATGAAATCTGCAGAAAATTCAAAAGCAATCAGAGAGTTTTCAAGAGAACAATGTTTAACACATCATATGGAACAAGGGAAATGTGGTGTTGAACATGCGATTCTACCTGAACAAGGGATTGTTGTTGCTGGTGAATGTATTATTGGTGCTGATTCACATACTTGTACATATGGAGCTTTAGGTGCTTTTTCAACAGGTGTTGGAACAACTGATATTGCGACAGGGATGGCAACTGGAGAACTTTGGTTTAAAGTGCCAAGTGCCATTCAATTTGTTTTAAAAGGTGAATTGCAACCTTATGTCAGTGGTAAAGATGTCATTTTACATATTATTGGAAAAATTGGTGTTGACGGGGCTTTATATAAATCAATGGAATTTACTGGTGAAGGTGTGGCTTCATTATCAATGGATGATCGTTTTACTATTTGTAATATGGCGATTGAAGCAGGGGCTAAAAATGGTATTTTCCCTGTTGATGAAAAGACGAGAGAATATTTAAAAAATCATTCAAAGAAAGAGTATAAAGAATATCAGGCTGATGAAGATGCTGTGTATGATGAAGTCATTGAAATTGATTTATCAAAAATTACACCAACTGTAGCATTCCCTCATTTACCAGGTAATGCTCATACAATGGAAGAAATTAATGAAAGTGAAAAAATTTATATCGATCAAGTTGTGATCGGTTCATGTACAAATGGAAGATTAAGTGATTTGCGTAAAGCTGCACAAATCTTAAAAGGACAAAAAGTTGCCGATCATGTAAGAGTGATGGTGATTTCTGCAACACAGAAGATTTTTGTGGAATGTATTCGTGAAGGCTTGGCTGAAATCTTTGTGGAAGCTGGTTGTGCGTTTAATACGCCAAGCTGTGGACCTTGTATGGGTGGACATATGGGTGTTATGGCAAAAGGAGAAAAATGTGTTTCTACAACAAATCGTAACTTTGTTGGTAGAATGGGTGATACAGAAGCTTTAATTTATTTAGCTTCACCAGAAGTGGCAGCAGCCAGTGCGATTGCTGGATATATTGCTGATCCAAGAAAAGGAGGACAATAG